The genomic interval AATAAAACAACTGGACCACCTCATCAGGACCACATACACACTAATTCCCATTCTCTATTCTAATTGACGGGAAGGATAGCCTCAGCCACTAGACTTGTTTGCATtggtatatatatgtatgtatgtcatTTTCGGATGAGAATATTCCTACTTCAGTTTATAAGATAGATATCAGAAATTATGCTCGTATCCAATGTACCTTGCTAGCTATATTCTAATTGACAGGAAGGTTAGCCTCAGCCACTAGACTTGTTTGCTTTGGAATATGTCTTTGTCGCTGAGAATAAATATATCAACTTCTGTTAATTTAGAGATCAGAAATCcttttatatatctatcaatCCGACATGTATTTCCCCGCCGGCCCCTTTCCTCAATTATATCTTTTGGCCCTAATCTAAATAACACTGGCGGCCACTTCTAGCTAGAAGGCAAATGTTGCATTGTATCGATGCATGATCTCTAGCAGCCAATGGAGGATATGGAAATGGATTTACTGCTGAGATTGAGAAATATACAACTCGTGCATTATTGTGAGCAGACAATGCTTGCCCTTTCTTAATGTAATTACTAATATTGTACTGCATGACATTTACTCGATAGCAGCAGCCATTAATATGCCTGCAGAGAAGAACCGACACGTCCAGTTTTCGGACTATCTGAGCCGAGGGACAGGATTAATTGGAGCTGACTTGGGAGAGGTTGAGGGTCAAATCAATTGGCATGATCAGCAAAAGCAATTTGCAAACTCGAAAACTCCTATAATTATATaagtacaaaaatataattaggcATATGTCCGGGCACATGTTTTTGCAGTGCCTTCTCATGTTACAGATTATAACCGAAAAAAGAAGTGTGAAACCTTAGTTCAAATTCCAACAGGCTAAAATGGTATGGTTCTTCAGCCAAGGGGGTGATTTATTATGAGCTTAACCGACCACTTCACTGCTAAAGAGCTTAAACTTGTTGGCATCAACCACCAGTTGTCTTACAGAAGAGAACGCGCCCATGATTCCTGTGCCTGTGAAGATGATCATAATAGAGACATTGATCAAATAGGTGAGGGAGGTTCGTGGAGGCTTGTACGTCATGTTGTATAGAAGCATTGGGAGGACGAAATCCAGAGGAATGAAGCCAATTGCTCCTACTACAGCATTAATGTCTCCAAAGAAGGGAAGCATTGCTGcaaaaaacccacaaaatatCATGTATAGCGTCCGAAGAATTAGCCGAGGAATAAGATTCCTTCTTGAAAACATCCCTTGTTTCACGTCAGCTGATTTTTTCTCCATGATCTCATAAGCAACTTGGGAATAAACCTGTATTACATTGGAGAAATTTACCTCAATACGACCTGAAACATTGTATGAACTAAGAAATATAGCTTAAGAAATGTAGAGTGAATTTGGGATTCAGTAACTagacaaattaaaaagaaaaatatatctgaaaatattaattgttaTGTCATGTGCAAGCTTACGAGGCCAATGGCAAGGAGCTGAAGGAGAACAAAGATGACAGCAAGGCCAAGAACCCATGTTGGAGCCAAGGAAGGTCCTTCATCCGGCAGCAGGCTCTTGAGAATATTCGAGCTAGCTTTGTTTCCAAACACCCAATATCCAGACACTGCAGCCGAGTAGAATGTAATGAAAATTACGCTGTAGCACATCAAAAGACCTTTTACCATCTTCCCAGTGGTAGGTGGAGCAAGAGTTGCCTGCATTGATGGTGTGgcataattagaataaaaaggCACTGGCAACCCACTGCCTGACTCTATTTCTTCCATTGTTCATATCATCTGGACAACCTACTTCACTATTATATACCATTTTAGGCATGAATCAACACCTGCATTCCCAGCATGTGAGATTATGCATTTAAATCAACCAGATCGATCGTGCAGTGCCAGCCCAATTGTCCCCTAGTTCAAGGTGCAACATAGCCTATGCAGAATAAAGTTTTGAATCTTACAACTAAAGCTCCAAAGAAACCACAAAACTTCTATTCAGAAGCTGTAATTACTTGTATCTCGGGTAGTATCCCATTCCCAAAAATGGCAGCTATAATGGATATGGAAGTAAAGGCATTGAAAACTCTATGTAACTTCGAAGT from Juglans regia cultivar Chandler chromosome 2, Walnut 2.0, whole genome shotgun sequence carries:
- the LOC108987159 gene encoding probable GABA transporter 2, with product MGERPRVDPFPENSREEDAGAVFVLQSKGQWWHAGFHLTTAIVGPTILALPFVFRGLGWGLGFFCLTVMGVVTFYSYYLMTKVLQHCEKEGRRHIRFRELAADVLGSGWMFYFVIFIQTAINTGIGIGAILLAAECLEIVYSNLVPNGSLKLYEFIAMVTLAMIVLSQLPTFHSLRHINLGSLLLSLGYTSLVVAACIYAGTSKNAPAREYSLETSKLHRVFNAFTSISIIAAIFGNGILPEIQATLAPPTTGKMVKGLLMCYSVIFITFYSAAVSGYWVFGNKASSNILKSLLPDEGPSLAPTWVLGLAVIFVLLQLLAIGLVYSQVAYEIMEKKSADVKQGMFSRRNLIPRLILRTLYMIFCGFFAAMLPFFGDINAVVGAIGFIPLDFVLPMLLYNMTYKPPRTSLTYLINVSIMIIFTGTGIMGAFSSVRQLVVDANKFKLFSSEVVG